The genomic segment GGCGCAGGTGTCAAGGCCTGGAGGCGGGCACAGTGGTGGGAGCAGATCCTGGTGCCGGCCTTGCCGCAGTCAGCGCTGCCGGGCTGCAgcctcatccacatcgactactTCCTGCAGGTTCCGTGCTGTCGGGGGCTGGGGGGCCTGAGGCTCGGTGGTCTCGGCCCTGGCCCCTCATGCCCAACCCCGGTCCTTCCCAGGTCTCCCTGAAGGCGCCCGAAGCCACTGTGACCCTCCCAGTCTTCATTGGCAATATTGCTGTGAACCATGCCCCGCTGAGCCCCCCGCCAGGCCCGGGGCCGCCTCCTGGGGCCCTGTCCCCAGCGGTGCCTTCTGCGCCGccccaggaggaggctgaggctgtggcCGCTGGCCCCCACTTCTTGGACCTGGTCTCCCTCTCCACCAAGAGCCACTCGCAGCAGCAGCTGCCGCCTGCCGCCCTGGCTTCTGTGCCTGGCGCCTCTGAGCCCCGTCCCCGGGATGgcagccccgccccccacccgctgccccctcccctgtgcATCTCCACAGGTGCCACTGTCCCCTACTTTGCAGAGGGCTCCGGGGAACCGGTGCCCACCACCAGCACCTTGGTCCTCCCCCCAGAGTACAGCACGTGGGGCTACCCTGATGGTGAGTGGACCGGGCCGGGCCAGGCCGGGacctggtggggaggggatgcCACGAACCCCATGCAGACCCCGCTCTCTCCCTGCAGAGGCCCCACCATCCTACGAGCAGAGCTGTGGTGGTGCTGACCCTGGCCTGACCCCTGGGAGCTGATCGCTGGCCTGATCCCTCAGGAGCTGACCCTCAGGAGCTGACCCCTGGGCGCTGACCCCTGGGCACTGACTCCCATGCTGCCTTCTCTGGGCGGGCCTGGCCTCTGCTCTGGGACTGGGGCGCCCAGGGCCTCGTGCCTTCACTCCCAGCCTGCCCCGGAGCACTCAGGAcctgcccagcctctgccagCGCCCTGGAATTGGCCCTCCTTTCCCTGggctgggcggggcggggtggcagGGAGCTGGGACCTGGACAGACTACTCAGTAAATAAAGGCTTTGTTTGTAGAGCTGGGCAGAGGCCAGCCTCCTGGGCGCCCTCCAGCCTCAGTGGCCTGGCCTCGAAccgcccctcccctcctgggCACATCGGCTCCTCCGGGGGCCGGGGTCGGAGTGCATGGTCCTTTacccaggctggggctggcacTCAGCTGCTCCAGAGGGCGAAAGGATGTGCCCATGCCCACGAAGTCTGGAGGCTGGCGTGGTCCTGGCGCTGATCAGAGCTGCATCTGTGAGGGGCCCTCCTGTGCCCATTAGTATTCGCCTTTGGTCTGCGGATCTGCCCCTCTGGTCTGCGGATCTGCCCCTCTGGCCTCTGCTGGCCCCACGCCTGTGCCTGGCTCCTCCTGCCCAGGTCCTCTCCTGCCATGTCCTGCATCCCGAGGGCCTGCTCTCTAGGCCCCCAGGGCACAGTGAACCCACGGGTTGCAcagggcatgttgccaaaggtgcaTCCTACAGTCTCAGGTCAAATTCTTGCTCCCCATGGGGTGAAGGGGTGAGTGTGGGTAGGTGTGTCATTATCTTATCTATCTGACAAGCTCATGGGACTGTTACAGGACAGGTTGAGTGCTCCCCTTCCCCCTAAATAGCATGATAGACGTTTATTTCTTGAACAGTCCAGAGGTGGCGGATCTAGGCCTGGTGGCACAGCTGTCATTCTCAAGCAGTGGCTTTCACCCCTGGCTCTCGGGTGGCTGTTCCAGTTTTCACCATCCCTCAGCCTATTGGGCCTGCACCTCCAACTTTTTGAGGGACAGACTGGAAAGTGGATCATACCACTTTttgccctccctcctctcccccttgtTGGAAATGTGGTCTTTAGCCAGGCGGCCATGTACTTGGCTGAAATTTTACTAATTGTGGGACAAGGGGAGCATGAGTATTGAGAAAAGCAGAAAGTATGCCCGCAGTGGGATAGGCTGTGAACCGCCTGCTGGTTGAatcccatctctgtctctcagCAGCTGCGAGACCGTGAAGGCTCTCAGCTCCCTTGGTTCAGTTCTCACTCATAACACGTGGGTAAGAGCAGCACCCGCCTCTCGGGACAGATGTGAAGTTGACAGTGTTAACACGTGTGCTGAGAGTAGCACCTGACATGATGAGTGGGCAGTGGTCACACGGGTAGGGTGGGTCCAGCTGACTGCAAAATGGGAGTGAATCTACTTCTGATACGTCCATTTATGGTTGATGTTTGCCTGGtaaaggacttttcttttttcttttttttttttttttttttgagacagagtctcactctgttgcccaggctagagtgagtgccgtggcgtcagcctagctcacagcaacctcaaactcctgggctcaagcgatcctactgcctcagcctcccgagtagctgggactacaggcatgcgccaccatgcccggctaattttttctatatatatattttttttagctgtccatataatttctttctatttttagtagagatggggtctcgctcttgctcaggctggtctcgaactcctgagctcaaacgatccgcccacctcggcctcccagagtgctaggattacaggcgtgagccaccacgcccggccaaggacttttcttcacattttaattctttcatttatccattcaacagaTACTCTTCTTCCGTATGCCAGGTATTGCTCTAGGCACTAGGGCATGCAAAATAGCGGAACTACAGTCAAGTGGGCAGACAGACTATTCCAAATAAGGATGTAGGAGTCAGGTGACATAGAGTGCTATGGAGCAAAATAAAGCGAGGAAGACAGGTACGGGAGTTGGGGGCAGTATCATTTTTTGACTAGGAAGGAGACAGAAGGCTTCCCTGAAGAGGTGATATTTAAGACCCGAGAACAGTAAAGAAACAAGCCACAAATATATCCGAGATAAAAGGTTTCAGGGAAGggacaaggcaggaggagagagggaaaggtggGTCTGGTTGAGCCACAAGGTGGGTTACTCTACCACTCCTGTGCCTCCTGGGAGGGCTAAGGGTCCTTGGCCTGTCATAGACTGACTTAGGCTTTGACAGAGCAGTTTAGCTGTCCTAAAGAGACCTGGTATGGTTTCTTGGGCAGTTAGGGCTGTCCATCTCCTCCTCTGTACCTGTGTGCACCATCAATACCAGACttagtgaaataatttttccGAGACTGTCTCACCATGAGACTGAGCTCTCGCTGGAAGGGGCCCGGATAGCCTTCAAGACTCAGGGCTGCCTCAGTTCTTGTGCATCGAGCCCTCAGATTCACACAGTCAGAGAAGCTCAATTTCAGTCTATGCTTGCATTTTTAGGTCCCGGAGCTGGGATAAGGAGGTCTGACCATAGGGAGAAGGCAGCCTAAGGCAGTTTATGTGACTCTGGGGACGCTGTCCAGTGAAGGCTGCAGGAAAGGCCTTGTCCTGTGCATGCCTGCGCAGCAGGCATGTGACTGGCAGGCAGCTTGGAGTAACCAGGGAGGGCACACCTCTTAACGGGACTCCCCCGCCCAGTAGGCATCTCTCCAACTGGGGAACTTCCTCAGTTCACGCAGCCATGCCGGCCAGGACACCGCTTCGAGTCAGACACACCATCCAGCACAGCAGCCTCGCCAACCCGCGCAGTCCTCCTAACCCGGGCATCCGCCAACGGGGTTAACCCTCCCCATAGGACATCCCCCCCAAGTCGGGACAGCACTCCCATTCGGGACACCGCCCTACGCCGGAGCATCAGTCCAGCCGGGGTATCCCCTCTAACTGCGGCACCCCACAACCGGGGTAGCCCCCGTCGGAGCACCTTCCCTAACCAGgacccttctccccaccccacagtcGGGACCTGCCCCTGACCGGGGCATTTCCCTTAGCCAGGGCGCCCTCCCCTGGCTGGGCACACCCCATAAGCGGAGCAACGCCCCGCCCCGTCCCGGAGAACCCCTAGTCGGGGCATCCCACCAGGACGGAACTCAGGGACTCCGCCTTCCCGAAGGCCAGCGAAATCAAAGTGTGTCCGGGGTTAGAGGTCAGGGGTCGGAGCCTCGGGTCTTTCTCCACCTCCGGCCAGCCTGCCAGAATGCCTACTTAGAATGAAAGGATATTTATTGAAAACGGGAAGACTAATCCCCACCCACTGCTACGACTGCCGAGGGCCGTTTCTACCGGGCTACGTCCCCCACCCCGCGGCGACCGTTCCGCTTCCGGCCTTCCCAGGCCCGGCGCCTCGGGCGCCGCAAGCCAGGCCCCCAGCGCGCAGGCGCCGCCCGACCCGGGCTGCGGCGCGCAGGCGCGGACGCGGGCGCAGGCGCAGAGGCAggcggccggccccgccccggctcTGGGCCGCGAGGCGCGGGCGGGGCGATGGCgcgcgggaggggcggggccacGCTGCGGGCCCGGGCCATGGCCGCCGCCGATGCCGAGGTGAGGAGCGGGGCCGGCGGGGGCCGgcgcgggggcggcgggcggcgggctgcggcggcggcgcgggggcGAGGAGCCGGGCGCGGCGGGCGGCGAGCGGGCGGCGGGCCGGGCGGGGCCCCGCGCCCCCCGTCGCCGCCGCCTCAGGCCGAGGCCGGGCCGCGGCCGCCGGGCGTCCGGCCCGCGCTCCCGCCGGGCGCGCTTTGTGCGCGGCgcgggccgggcggcggcgggggcgcggCGGGGGCGCAGGTG from the Eulemur rufifrons isolate Redbay chromosome 7, OSU_ERuf_1, whole genome shotgun sequence genome contains:
- the ARRDC1 gene encoding arrestin domain-containing protein 1 isoform X1, with protein sequence MGRVQLFEIRLSHGRVVYSPGEPLAGTVRVRLGAPLPFRAIRVTCTGSCGVSNKANDAAWVVEEGYFSSSLSLADKGSLPAGEHSFPFQFLLPATAPTSFEGPFGKIVHQVRATIDTPRFSKDHKCSCVFYILSPLNLNSIPDIEQPNVASATKKFSYKLVKTGSVVLTASTDLRGYVVGQVLRLRADIENQSGKDTGPVVASLLQKVSYKAKRWIYDVRTIAEVEGAGVKAWRRAQWWEQILVPALPQSALPGCSLIHIDYFLQVSLKAPEATVTLPVFIGNIAVNHAPLSPPPGPGPPPGALSPAVPSAPPQEEAEAVAAGPHFLDLVSLSTKSHSQQQLPPAALASVPGASEPRPRDGSPAPHPLPPPLCISTGATVPYFAEGSGEPVPTTSTLVLPPEYSTWGYPDGEWTGPGQAGTWWGGDATNPMQTPLSPCRGPTILRAELWWC